The following proteins are encoded in a genomic region of Coffea eugenioides isolate CCC68of chromosome 6, Ceug_1.0, whole genome shotgun sequence:
- the LOC113775962 gene encoding salicylate carboxymethyltransferase-like codes for MEVIEVLHMNGENGDKSYVNNSLFQVPELEEINKGNIYMASSSPSSMIRAYVKQFKKDFSTFLSCRAEGLVTHGCMVLTILGRKSKDPCSKDGCYMWELLALALNDLISEALFRV; via the exons ATGGAAGTAATTGAAGTTCTTCACATGAATGGAGAGAATGGAGATAAAAGTTATGTAAACAACTCATTGTTTCAG GTTcctgaattggaagaaattaATAAAGGAAACATTTACATGGCAAGTTCAAGCCCTTCAAGCATGATAAGGGCATATGTCAAGCAATTTAAGAAGGATTTCTCGACATTTCTGAGCTGCCGAGCAGAGGGATTGGTAACCCATGGCTGCATGGTTTTGACGATTTTGGGGAGAAAAAGTAAAGATCCTTGTAGCAAAGATGGCTGCTACATGTGGGAGCTTTTAGCTTTGGCCCTTAATGATCTCATTTCTGAG GCTCTGTTCAGAGTTTGA